One segment of Carya illinoinensis cultivar Pawnee chromosome 1, C.illinoinensisPawnee_v1, whole genome shotgun sequence DNA contains the following:
- the LOC122315803 gene encoding glutamic acid-rich protein-like — MSRCFRFPPPGYEKKAKTEDVDLLKKEKHKEKKQKKEKRDKEKRETKEKRETEKSEGKHREKKDKKDKNRDKKKDEEKDRDKEKNSVPDEKRLLGQSECQIGEKFIHREERDKGKNNISDEKRNARQFAGYNAKKQSESSHLVGETKDFKFVQELGKRIKDDNRATENKLVEKFTNTDQRKDEGMVKLVAKGTDIRVEGKEKSKRVDDRKMDGPGIKGESRFSGNSMVPNLAGVAQTRVEGISGLFDKNIDRRAEEKEKAKEKEIDNKRGDKHKEKDREKKSQGKDKDRDKQKKKEKAKAKTEHKNTEHDELKESNQSDLINSHNARTPKLPKDSDKSATSEESLKKRKEVDTNGVLHASDIRPSKLARPNSSSHQFPVNGRVLEPCQTSFTNASDRPGAASNLKVDNKEHKINGVIDQSSSVSSKKPMLASAQAEQIVEVIAKPPHPDAKYLSQVYTVPKMSKWSDYDDEEWLFSSNGFQSEKPKVESSWVEDTPQVWEEALRIESADICALPYVIPY, encoded by the exons ATGTCGCGCTGCTTTCGGTTCCCACCACCAGGATATGAAAAGAAGGCTAAGACCGAGGATGTGGACTTATTAAAAAAG GAAAAGCACaaagaaaagaagcaaaaaaaggagaaaagggacaaagagaagagagaaactaaagagaaaagagagacagagaaaagTGAAGGGAAGCacagggaaaagaaagacaagaaGGACAAGAACAGAGATAAAAAGAAGGATGAGGAGAAGGACAGGGATAAGGAGAAAAACAGTGTCCCAGATGAGAAGAGACTTCTGGGGCAATCCGAGTGTCAAATTGGGGAAAAATTCATCCATAGAGAGGAAAGGGATAAaggtaaaaataatatttcagatGAGAAAAGAAATGCTAGGCAGTTTGCAGGTTACAATGCAAAGAAACAAAGTGAGAGCAGCCATCTTGTGGGGGAGACAAAGGATTTTAAATTTGTGCAGGAGCTTGGCAAGAGGATCAAAGATGATAACAGGGCAACCGAGAACAAGTTGGTTGAGAAGTTCACAAATACAGACCAAAGAAAGGATGAGGGGATGGTGAAATTGGTGGCTAAAGGTACTGATATTAGGGTTGAAGGGAAGGAGAAGAGCAAGAGGGTTGATGATAGAAAGATGGATGGTCCCGGAATTAAGGGTGAGTCAAGATTTAGTGGAAATTCAATGGTTCCGAACCTTGCTGGGGTTGCTCAAACTAGAGTTGAAGGAATATCTGGACTATTTGACAAAAATATTGATAGAAGGgcagaagagaaagaaaaggccaaagaaaaggaaattgatAATAAACGGGGGGATAAACACAAGGAaaaagatagagagaaaaagagCCAAGGGAAGGATAAGGACCgggacaaacaaaaaaaaaaggagaaagcaAAGGCGAAAACTGAACATAAGAACACAGAACATGATGAACTAAAAGAAAGCAACCAGAGTGACCTTATCAATAGCCATAATGCTAGAACCCCAAAACTTCCCAAGGACAGCGACAAGAGTGCCACTTCTGAGGAAAGTCTCAAGAAACGGAAGGAAGTGGATACAAATGGAGTTTTACATG CCAGTGATATTCGGCCCAGTAAATTGGCAAGACCCAATTCTTCCTCTCATCAATTTCCGGTAAATGGAAGGGTATTGGAACCTTGTCAAACTTCTTTCACAAATGCTTCAGATAGGCCTGGTGCAGCCAGTAATCTTAAGGTGGATAATAAGGAGCACAAGATAAATGGCGTTATAGACCAGTCATCTTCTGTCTCCTCAAAGAAGCCTATGCTTGCCTCTGCACAAGCTGAGCAGATTGTGGAAGTGATTGCTAAGCCACCCCACCCAGATGCCAAGTATCTAAGCCAGGTATATACTGTACCTAAAATGAGCAAGTGGTCGGATTATGATGACGAAGAATGGCTGTTTAGCAGCAATGGTTTTCAATCAGAAAAGCCCAAGGTGGAATCTTCGTGGGTTGAGGACACACCGCAGGTGTGGGAGGAAGCTCTGAGGATAGAATCAGCTGATATTTGTGCACTGCCGTATGTTATTCCATACTGA
- the LOC122315814 gene encoding protein ECERIFERUM 26-like: MVFTKELEDLVYGIKLSSVGPGRVTGSDVVHDLSGMDIAMKLHYVKVVYFFSSQAAQGLNLTRFKEATFDCFCDFYYTCGRLRRSESGRPYIKCNDCGARYIEACCDMTIDECLQMKDFYSDLQKLLVSQQVIGPELTFSPPVLIQVTRFKCGGLSVGLSWAHILGDAFTAANFMNRCGQAMARLGSNTPANLQYKSNTQHERSKNPLPLHDEPLSLKWVDPVGDHWIVSNNCRMDTFSFHITASQLATLHSEISGRNRSDQVPIFESICAIIWKCIAKVKLGEETAQARTVTICKKDPRKPSKGVVTNTQIISAVTLDLSVMETDPQRLVTLLVNEAVDERMKMEEVVERDDGVSDFIMYGANLTFVDLEEADLYGFELNGYKPDLVYCTVHGVGDEGAVFVLPAGPKGSGQANGDGGRMVTIIFPESLVPELKAELAKKGLGQGDHDLT, translated from the exons ATGGTATTTACCAAAGAATTAGAAGACTTGGTTTATGGCATCAAGCTTTCCTCGGTCGGGCCGGGAAGAGTGACCGGTTCGGACGTGGTTCATGACCTGAGTGGGATGGACATAGCCATGAAGTTGCACTATGTCAAAGTGGTGTACTTCTTTAGCAGCCAGGCAGCCCAGGGTTTAAATCTGACGCGCTTTAAAGAAGCCACATTCGATTGCTTCTGTGACTTCTACTACACATGTGGTCGACTCCGGCGATCGGAGTCTGGGAGGCCGTACATAAAATGCAATGACTGTGGCGCTAGATACATCGAAGCATGCTGTGACATGACCATTGATGAATGTCTACAGATGAAGGATTTCTACTCTGATCTGCAGAAGTTGCTTGTGTCCCAACAAGTCATTGGGCCTGAACTAACATTCTCTCCCCCAGTTCTCATACAG GTTACCCGTTTCAAATGTGGAGGGTTATCAGTCGGCCTGAGCTGGGCCCATATCCTCGGAGATGCATTCACAGCTGCAAATTTCATGAACAGATGTGGCCAAGCCATGGCCAGACTTGGCTCTAACACGCCAGCCAACTTGCAGTACAAATCAAACACACAGCACGAGAGATCCAAAAACCCTCTGCCACTTCACGATGAACCACTTTCCCTTAAATGGGTCGACCCGGTCGGAGACCACTGGATAGTTTCCAATAACTGCAGAATGGACACATTTTCATTCCATATAACTGCAAGCCAGTTAGCTACCTTGCACTCAGAAATCTCCGGCCGAAACCGAAGTGACCAAGTTCCAATCTTTGAATCTATTTGTGCCATTATATGGAAATGCATAGCCAAGGTTAAATTAGGCGAAGAGACTGCTCAAGCCAGAACAGTGACAATCTGCAAAAAAGATCCAAGAAAACCGTCCAAAGGGGTTGTTACTAACACCCAGATTATAAGCGCAGTTACCTTAGACTTGTCTGTAATGGAGACGGACCCACAAAGATTGGTAACGTTGCTGGTTAATGAAGCTGTGGATGAAAGAATGAAGATGGAAGAAGTGGTGGAGAGGGATGATGGGGTTTCAGATTTCATTATGTATGGAGCAAACTTAACGtttgtagacttggaagaggcTGATTTGTATGGGTTCGAGTTGAATGGATATAAACCAGATCTTGTGTATTGTACTGTCCATGGCGTTGGAGACGAAGGAGCAGTCTTTGTGCTCCCGGCAGGGCCAAAAGGGTCTGGCCAGGCCAATGGTGACGGAGGAAGGATGGTGACGATAATTTTTCCAGAAAGTCTAGTGCCGGAGCTGAAAGCAGAGCTGGCTAAAAAGGGTCTAGGACAAGGAGACCATGACCTGACCTGA